One stretch of Paenibacillus sp. FSL R5-0341 DNA includes these proteins:
- a CDS encoding helix-turn-helix domain-containing protein, producing the protein MRNLLIVDDEVYALQAMVEGVDWHAAGIDQVFSACDAEEARKVLKTSAIDIMICDIEMPGETGLDLQSWVLKHDPGMLTIFLTGHALFDYAQTAIKLNSFDYVLKPAPADHLIKVVSQAVEKIKDGEQRTRTNEVYETVYKRWKTHKPLLTERFWKDAISQRITLTKQRLQELAELYGAEIDPQARVLPIVISVEEWVREFDLRDEEVLEYALRNAAREMLLGDKPGEVFQDHSGLNIVLAYEQDGMIPSASEVAERCQVYIQECGTYFYCRLSCYVGVPVAVTELQGMLNELMDMERRNIKELEEVFVYDERGRDQEDRFLPIPWFSELSILFETGKVGDLRERVDEIFELLAAQEGLSPEMLRLYYHAMLHVVYPLLHQKNVSIRSLYPGEREPEESVVTRSLPQLKLWTSDLIDRVIPVLYPDDHSPMTIVDQLCIYIETHIGEELMREELAAFAGFNPAYLSRLFRKEKGMSLSEFILQGRVAKAKTLLSQSTVKVTDIAGKVGYYNYSHFTKMFKKCTGITPQEFRKQSRTV; encoded by the coding sequence ATGCGGAACCTGTTGATCGTGGATGATGAAGTGTATGCATTACAAGCGATGGTGGAAGGTGTTGACTGGCATGCGGCCGGCATTGACCAGGTGTTCAGTGCTTGTGATGCAGAAGAGGCAAGAAAGGTCCTGAAGACAAGTGCCATCGATATCATGATCTGTGATATTGAGATGCCTGGCGAAACAGGGCTTGATCTGCAGAGCTGGGTGCTGAAACATGATCCAGGCATGTTGACGATTTTCCTGACAGGGCATGCGTTGTTCGATTATGCTCAGACGGCCATTAAGCTGAACAGCTTTGATTATGTATTGAAGCCTGCTCCGGCAGATCATTTGATCAAGGTGGTAAGCCAGGCGGTGGAGAAGATCAAGGATGGAGAGCAGCGCACACGTACCAACGAAGTTTATGAGACCGTATACAAACGCTGGAAAACCCATAAACCGCTACTGACAGAACGTTTCTGGAAAGATGCTATCTCTCAGCGCATCACGTTAACCAAACAACGGCTGCAAGAGCTCGCAGAATTGTATGGTGCCGAGATTGATCCACAGGCACGTGTGTTACCCATTGTGATCTCGGTAGAGGAGTGGGTGCGTGAATTTGATTTGCGTGATGAAGAGGTATTAGAGTATGCCCTTCGTAATGCAGCGAGAGAAATGTTGCTTGGCGACAAGCCGGGTGAGGTGTTTCAGGATCATAGTGGATTGAATATTGTGCTTGCTTACGAGCAAGATGGCATGATACCAAGTGCGAGCGAAGTGGCAGAACGTTGTCAGGTGTACATTCAGGAATGTGGTACGTATTTCTACTGCCGGTTGTCCTGTTATGTTGGTGTTCCGGTGGCTGTAACGGAGCTGCAAGGCATGTTAAATGAACTGATGGATATGGAACGGCGCAATATTAAGGAGCTTGAAGAAGTCTTTGTCTACGATGAACGGGGTAGAGATCAGGAAGATCGCTTTTTGCCGATTCCGTGGTTTTCGGAGTTATCTATTCTTTTTGAAACGGGTAAAGTTGGGGATTTGCGCGAGCGTGTGGATGAGATCTTCGAGTTGCTTGCTGCTCAGGAAGGATTGTCTCCTGAAATGCTGCGTCTATACTATCATGCGATGTTGCATGTGGTCTATCCGTTGCTTCATCAGAAAAATGTATCCATACGCAGTCTGTATCCAGGGGAACGTGAGCCGGAAGAGAGTGTAGTCACAAGGTCATTGCCACAGTTGAAGCTGTGGACGTCTGATCTGATTGATCGTGTCATCCCGGTGTTGTACCCGGACGATCACAGCCCAATGACCATTGTGGATCAGTTGTGTATTTATATCGAAACGCATATTGGCGAAGAACTCATGCGAGAGGAACTTGCAGCGTTTGCCGGGTTCAATCCTGCCTACCTATCCCGTTTGTTTCGGAAGGAGAAGGGGATGTCCTTATCCGAGTTTATCCTGCAAGGCAGGGTAGCCAAAGCGAAGACATTACTGTCCCAGTCCACCGTCAAAGTGACGGATATCGCTGGCAAGGTGGGCTACTACAATTACTCGCATTTCACCAAAATGTTCAAAAAGTGCACAGGTATTACACCACAGGAGTTCCGCAAACAGTCACGTACCGTATAA